Below is a genomic region from Medicago truncatula cultivar Jemalong A17 chromosome 3, MtrunA17r5.0-ANR, whole genome shotgun sequence.
AAGCAAGTATGGTGACAAGATTGCAGGGAGACAAATAAAGCTCTGACAAACTCAATTGCagtcatttttattattgaagaagctaaattaattGCAATCACTTTTAGTAAACAAAAATAcgtaaataaattttaaaatagtgtgttataataaacaaaaagaataatagcaatcattaatcatatataaccaaaaaatagaaaatatataatatgttgTCTTACTGTTATAAGAGGTACAAGAATTCCTGCTTTAGAATAGGCATTAGATGCAATGGAGTACAGTGAAATTCCATCTGCCAACTTCTGATCAGAATCTCCAACCTAATATATACATCAAATCTCAAACAgataattcaatttcaaatattacTATCTACTCTTCATTTTTATAAAGTAACAATAGTCTAAAAATGTGACTAAGAAACAAAGcattgcataaacatcaagCAAATAAATTGTACAGAGATCTCGTACAACagcaaaaattccaaaaatatatataaagtaatgAAACCAGAAAAATATTTATCGAAACACGAATGTAAAACtaaaaatttcttttgaagGGTAAGAACGCAGCCAGTGAAACCCACAAATATAACCAAAATATACGAATCTACATTCTATATAATGAAATTGTTCCTAAAAATTCTCCCAGCTACAATGGTCTACATGGCCTATATTATTTTAACATGCCTTACTCTGTATTTATCGGGGAGACAGGGTAGTACTTGTTGCTCAATACTATTAAAAGATGTGAAGAATTAGCAAGTTGAAGAGACAGAATGTGCTAGTTTCTGGAACAATTTGAAGAATATAGtatgaataatttgtttttagtaatTTTCAGTGCTATTATGAAACTTTTTTTGTacctttaatttaaaaaaatggtgtAGGGTACTACTCCTCAAGAAGATTTTTTGTAATATGAAGAATATATTATTCATAAATTCATCCACATAAACCTTTTGGCCCATATCATTACCAGACTAGCACAAtctgaataaaaaatatcatttggaAACTGCAATATCCTCCTACTCGCCATCCCCAAAACAGATTTGCATACTTACAAGATCAATTGTTAAGGGTTTATTTAGGTAATTGCGCGTAAGATTCTTTATCCAAGAAGGCATTGTTGCCGAGAACATAAGAGTTTGACGCTTTGAAGGCAACTTCTGCAAGATAGTCTCCACCGCTTCTTGAAATCCTACTTGAAGCATCTGATCAgcttcatcaagaacaacataaTTAACATCCTTCAGTTTCAGTGAACCCCTTTTGAGAAGATCAATAACACGTCCAGGTGTGCCAACTACAATATCTACGCCACTACCAAGTTTGCTAATTTGTTGCTGAATAGGCATACCCCCATAAAGGCTAATTATTTCCAAGTTAGGTGCAGCATCCTTGAATTCCTTTTCAACTTGTCGTGCAAGTTCTCTGGTTGGTGCTAACACCAAAGCCAAAGGATCCCTTCTTTTCCTGCCATAATCAaccacaaaaaaattgaatagtTAGAGACAAAAGTAAAGATCTACCAACCAGAAAAATAAGGCAACAGAATCAATTTAAAGTATTTTGCAAGTATCAAAAAAATAACCAACCCATTCTTAGCATTAAACTTAATAATCTTATCCAAGATGGGTATCCCAAAAGCAAGAGTTTTCCCAGTTCCTGTTCTAGCTCGACCAATCATATCCCTCCCTTGCATTGCAGGTTCCAGCACagctctctacaataaataataattataagagAAGCTCAAGTTGCAAGTTACTAAGATTTCTGACAGCAGCACTAGCAAGTATGAATTGGCTTTCCTAAAAACGCTGCGAACAAACACTGTTTGACTCCTTTTTCTGCTCAAAATATTTCGAAGAAATTTAAGAtaataacacacacacacacacacacacacacaaacagaTATTTCCGAATGGATATTAACTCATTTAAGCACAGTTGTCTACTGTGACTGCTGATGCTACTCTACTAATCTAGCTGCTACAACTAATATAAGGAAAACAGGTTTTCATGAAATTTCTATAAACACAAACATTTGCCTTCTTTAACAACCAAAACTAACAaaaggaaaattgaaaaaagttaaCTGAACCTTAATCAAACCATTTCAGCACAGCTCCCTGTACTACTTCTACTGTCACTATTTTTTGCAAAAGACTATCGCTAACAAtcataataacaacaataataaataatctatctatacttttatatataatatagggGAAAACAAATGTTGGTGAAATCATTTTGTCTAATTTAACCATTCATtttcactattttatttataatttgtcCCTGTTTGTTTAAGATTCttctaaatcattttttatattttagttatGATTGTGCAAGCTTTTTTATAAAATCCTTTTTATATAATGGTCTGTTTTTAATAAACTACATagacaagcttatgaataatacaatGAGGTTGTTTATTTGCGTAAGCTGTGTTTTGCATAAACTCAAAAGTAAGCCATCCAAACGGTCCTAaatcattttgtatttttttacaaattttctcccttcaataaaaaaaatttcttcaaaatctaATCCAGAAAACTTCTCATTTTCagcataaaaatcattttttaacaaaataataaaagtaacatatacataaacataactaagcatcaaaaatgatttttaaaagaaTCTAAAACATGCTCTTCATCTTTATTTACTCAATCAAACAACTAGAAGATTTAACCAATGATTGGGCTCAAGTTTTGTAGCATACATTATTTTGCTACGCTAGTAGCAATACCTGTGtattaaaaaaaggtttttttttttaactgccGATTGTAAAAAGGGTTGtattagtcaattttgtttttttgttagataaacgaaatgacaaagccattataaactcacacacacaatgGAGGTacctgggttcgaaccccggtcatgggtccggcctaacaatttcggcattttgccggTTGAGCTAGGAGGACTTCTGGATAGTCAATCTTGTTTTTAATCCTCAAGTGATAtgttttggtccttgtaaaattttttttttttttttgttttatgactttcaaatttttgaatgattttttaaatattatatttatttataacattATACAAAGTCCATCTGCAAAAACAAATTAcctcaatttgattttaaggtTAGATTTTCGTTACTTTAATCTCAAAATTTCGGTGTTtagaaatatttgtatttttcttgtaacgttcttagaaaaaaattcatattttataataataataataattttcacgGAAATTCGAAATTAAAACATACCTGAATGGGAAAAAGCTTTGCGATCCCTTTCTTCCCCAACGCATTCACGATCTCCTTAGAAATCCCAAGCTTCGCGATCTCCAATCCTTCATCACCATTGACACCGCAACCATCATCGTGTTCCGCGTGATCGTAATCCACAGCAAGCTGCGCACCACGAGATACCAGCGACGAGTGGAAGTTCAACGGTCCAGATTTCGCATGAAACAGCCTCTCTCCTACTTTGCCGTTGACGGCGGAGGACAACAAGGCGAGGCTACGGTGACGGATCGGAAGTTGCTCGACGGCGGCGACGAAGAAACGCCGTGAGAATATGGAAGAGGATCTTCTAAGAATTGTGCTTGTCATTGGTAGAGaaatggagttttttttttttgttgcggAAGGTTTTGAAAGTGAAGGAggtgaaaaatgaaatgaaggtTTTGAGGTTGTAGGGTTTTAGGTTTAAGGGTTTTGGGAGTAGTAATCGTGTGCGGTGGAGTCTTCTTGATTATTATGTACTTTAGTAATGAGCACTGCATGATTCATGGAAAATTTGGTCGAGGTAATTGATCATATGGTTCATATATTTGACTTTGACTTAACGCTCCTTGTTTCAAGTATGGTACTAAACAACATTTTTAGTAAGAGAAATTATATACTCCATTTAGTAATAGAAACGATGTATAAtcattttgtaacaattttatGTGAGACACTCTCAAATTAGTCTTCGACATTATTAGTATTTCAAACAAGCCTCCCTCTTTGTCCATTTTTTCTTAGTTAGGTCATTATCTATATGTTTTTGTCGCATGATGGATACTGACAAAGGGAATTAATTGAGAATCATTTGACAAAGATAgagattattttgaaatattaatggGGTCAATAACTAATTTGAGAGTGGTTTATAGAAATAGAGACCAATTTGATGGTGTACTCATTTTAGTCCGTGAATGGCGTGTGGCTATGAAGCTAGATATAAGGATTCGGATAGAATATGATATAGATATCTGAAATTTTTGAAGTTGGGAGTACAATATGTCAAAAGTACtatcataattattttaaatttaattaatattttggttTCTTATCTACATGCATTCACAAAATTGATccccttattttaaaatcatcCAATTGTATTCCCTCGCTTAGTTTTACGTACTTAAAATTATGAtttgacatattttaaatgatgtGGCATACAACATGATTGGTTAATATTGGGGGATGAAAATGGTAATTAagctatttttttaatgataaaactTATATGTGTGtaaagtatgtgaaaaatatgcactggtgttcattcatacataaTTATAAAGATCACAATATTTGTCCTTGCATTTTGATCGTCATTAAAAATAGGTTTAATTACAGTTTTGGTCCTagcattttgaccaactcacgaaattggtcctacctcttttaaatcgaacaaaatcgtccataaaatatatgttttttgcagttttagtcctatcaCCCTATTTCCGACTCcagaaataaacaaggaatctatcatgtgggtacaaggaatctactttgttcagcacacaaaccaagaaaaaccctaatttctaagacatgtttcaggtatgtaacatgtctcggaaattaggttagtgtgctgaataaaggAAACATGTTttatgtaacgcccactttttattaattaattatttaatcgagtctagacgagttatattatatttatataatatacatgtgatttttgatgatttagatgatttggatgattttagatgagttatgtgatgtgacgatttttatgaggttacgagacttatttgttgtttagtaaaataagatttgaaaataaaataaaatatttagttaagggttgttttgagattttagagagttttgggggagatagtgagataagataagattttaggaggagatataaaaagagaaaacctagttttTAGAAACACTtggtacgtacgactgtttttggagaaaagggagaaaaagccatagaagggagaagacaaggaagagagctgcgatttcttcaaactaaggtaagggtgagactaatgattcagtaGTATTAATTTATGTAATTCttatgatcaaattaacaagttaggattgaattaaaaagtttatgaaattagggttaataggtgattttgatgatccaatgatgttaggttgttagattgatgctaAAAAGTCCTTTGAACTTAGATTAtgaataggatgaattctggagtcgaaattaggctttaaaccataTGAGATGTTGGATTTTCGTGAAAAattgcattctgcccgagcctatattcatcgctcgccctcgcgaacgatgatcctcgcctcgcgagtcatgaagttcatcgctcgccacgcgagccatttcccttcgccttgcgagttacaagtcgtagctcacCACaactttaataggtcacactatgtacctaaagttcctttctaaccaatccaaacaactcaggtctcaCGATCCACTAAAACACTCacttctggaagtgctcgcgaggcgagagcatctgctcgccatggcgagtaaaaGCCagctttccaactaaggttgttccaggttcagtCTCATTCTAAATCATCCCCTAATCGTTAGTAgtcacctaaaggtactcaaaggcatctaaggttcaactcaaaagtcaaaaatacgaaaatcaacatgctctctggtcatgctcgctatggcgagctacaccaagtaactcgcgaggcgaaaggttgaggctcgcgtggcgaacgatgaagttcatcactcgcgaggcgagaatcatagctcgctatggcgagcgatgaattttggctcggacagaatgcactttctacacgaaaatcatcatctaacaaagTTCTAAGCTTAGTTTCAatcccagaattcatcctaaacatattctaaggttataggacggtttctacaacaatctaaacaagttttaccgtttgatcatcaatttttagggttttgacctaaatccaaaacttttctaaatcaatcctaactttgtcaattaatcatcagaattacaacaatcaatattactgaattattagtctcacccttaccttgtatgaagaaaatcgcagcactctaaggtgattctcccttctcttggctttttctccattttctctaaaaacgtacttacaacaatgtttttctaaaactaggtctatctcttttatatctcctcttaattacttatcttatctcactttctcccccataactatctaaaatatcaaaacagccctcaaccaattatttttattttcttatcaaatcttattttatttaacaataaaataagtctcataatcttatcaaatcatcaaaacacatcatattatccaaatcaacttaaatcatcttaaatcaacaaaactcacacatatattataaaaatataatataatcgcctaaactcgattaaataattaattaaacgaaagtgggcgttacaactctcccccacttaaaagattttcatcctcgaaaatttacctcaagcaaacaactctggataagactccagcatcttactctcaagctcccacgttaagctttcaccagtcgctccagccCAAACGACTCTAACAAGGGATATCTCCTTGCCTCTTAGCGTCTTCACTtcccgatcatcaatcctcaccggtaaggtctctaccgtaaggttgtctctgacttgcacatcatcactttggatcacatgggatggatccggaacatacttccgaagttgtgacacatggaaaacatcgtgcaaattcgaaagatgcggtggtaatcccacacgatatgccaccgttccaacCCTTTCCGATATTTGATACGacccaataaatctcggagtcaacttctttgacttcaaggcacgtccaacaccagtcacaggagtgactctcaaaaacacgtggtctccttcctgaaactcaagatccttcatgcgcttatcatgataactcttctgtcgactctgcgacgctttcattttctcttgaatcatcttaactttttcagtagtctgctgaacaatctcgggtcctaagaccactctttcacctgactcaaaccaacacaacggagttctgcatatccgaccatacaaagcctcaaaaggtgccattccaatactagaatgataactattgttgtatgtgaactcgatcaatggaagatgactatcccaagttcccccttgctcaagaacacaaactctcaacaaatcctctagcgactgaattgtcctctccgactgaccatccgtctgtggatgataagctgaactcaatctcaacttcgaacccaaagcctctagcttgcaaacttttccaaaatctagaagtaaatcttagatctctatctgatacaatgctcgaaggaacaccatgcaacctcacaatctccttgatataaatctccgccaattgggcaacaggaaaactaatattaatcggtaggaaatgagccgacttcgtcaatctaccAACGATTACCCAAATTACGtcattccctttaggagtattcggcaggctcgtcacaaaatccatggatatactatcccatttccattctggcatatctaaagataccatcataccagcaggtttctgatgctcaatcttcgacttctgacaaactaaacaggaatacacaaactgcgCCACATCTcgcttcaaaccagaccaccagaaaatcttctttaagtcctgatacatcttcgtagctctcggatgaatactcaagctacttctatgactctcttcaagaatcattttcttcatctctgcatcgtcaggaatgcaaatccgacctcggaatctcaacacaccgtgATCGTTGACTTTAAAGTCTCCATCTTCAGTCtaattactagcaaccaacaggTGTAcgaacttgacatcaactttctatGCCTCTTTAATACCCTTCAtgaattcactatcaatctttagCACTCCCAGTTTCACtttctgaggtgaccattcgcaaactaAACTCAagtctctgaactgttcaagtaactcgaactctctaaccatcaaggcagacatatgcaatgtcttcctgctcaacgcatctgcaacaacattagctttacctgggtgataattcaaaccaaagtcataatctttcaacaattctaTCCATCtacgctgtctcatattcaattccttctggtcaaacagatacttcaaactcttatgatcaataaacacctcaaacctcgaaccatacaagtaatgtctccatatcttcaatacaaagaccacagtcGCTAATTCTAAATCATGtgtcgggtaattcttctcatgaattctcaactgtctagtagcataagctaccactttaccatcttgcataagcacaccacctaaagccaacttagacgcatcacaatacaccacaaaa
It encodes:
- the LOC25490534 gene encoding DEAD-box ATP-dependent RNA helicase 53, mitochondrial, which encodes MTSTILRRSSSIFSRRFFVAAVEQLPIRHRSLALLSSAVNGKVGERLFHAKSGPLNFHSSLVSRGAQLAVDYDHAEHDDGCGVNGDEGLEIAKLGISKEIVNALGKKGIAKLFPIQRAVLEPAMQGRDMIGRARTGTGKTLAFGIPILDKIIKFNAKNGKRRDPLALVLAPTRELARQVEKEFKDAAPNLEIISLYGGMPIQQQISKLGSGVDIVVGTPGRVIDLLKRGSLKLKDVNYVVLDEADQMLQVGFQEAVETILQKLPSKRQTLMFSATMPSWIKNLTRNYLNKPLTIDLVGDSDQKLADGISLYSIASNAYSKAGILVPLITEHAKGGKCIVFTQTKRDADRLSHIMAKSIKCEALHGDISQTQRERTLTGFRNSYFNVLVATDVASRGLDIPNVDLVIHYELPNNSEIFVHRSGRTGRAGKKGTAILVHTENQSRDVKTIERDVGCKFKELPKIAVESGSADMFGSTSSGRYGSSGGRDRRSSSSSGSGRNGYGKSSGFGGSSSRKSGGGFEEFSGKTDRYGGGGFSSSSRSGGFGKFGSGKSGRYGDRN